Proteins from one Corticium candelabrum chromosome 4, ooCorCand1.1, whole genome shotgun sequence genomic window:
- the LOC134177912 gene encoding kielin/chordin-like protein, which produces MRMTGFVMCWFLASSMYWTVVEMTSDGPQEDLEDSSSTVTQFRSCFDGYRHGSLWIEQNCTLCTCNDGQTNCKPDPTCCERRDRKLNVTRYYRHGEQWRDGCSMCSCSNGVEQCPIKECLTVQPPRGPDLDCPYPHLVTDECGCRVLNCYNSCRVEEHANQGRLNHAKSNRHGQLWNEFNAKGKCVECLCIHGTKLCRPERKCPTNIDEDICSMSEWSSWDRCSQTCGHGTSTRHRVVLTKRMENSTCPPTTDMRLCYVRQCPDPEPPDNEVITNLKDKPGHLLVVRDNSGCRSVHRVKTTLCSKDKCKRFALHNRPIVEETIKVPMVCKNNGRPIHHKFFAQVKACGCMP; this is translated from the exons ATGAGGATGACAGGCTTTGTGATGTGCTGGTTCTTGGCAAGCAGCATGTACTGGACGGTTGTAGAAATGACAAGTGATGGCCCTCAGGAAGATCTTGAAGACA GTtcctcaactgtcacacagtTTCGGAGTTGTTTTGATGGTTATCGTCACGGTTCACTTTGGATTGAGCAGAACTGCACTCTGTGTACATGCAATGATGGACAAACCAACTGCAAACCAGATCCTACAT GCTGTGAAAGGCGTGATCGGAAGTTAAATGTGACTCGATACTACAGACATGGAGAGCAGTGGAGAGATGGATGTTCAATGTGTTCATGCAGTAATGGTGTAGAACAATGTCCAATAAAAGAGTGTTTGACCGTTCAACCACCACGTGGACCTGATCTCGACTGTCCATACCCACACTTAGTTACTGATGAGTGTGGCTGTCGTGTGCTCAATTGTTACAACA GTTGCAGAGTTGAGGAGCATGCGAATCAGGGACGTCTCAATCATGCCAAGTCAAACAGACACGGGCAACTTTGGAATGAATTCAATGCAAAGGGGAAGTGTGTAGAATGTCTCTGTATTCATGGTACGAAACTGTGCAGACCCGAACGCAAGTGCCCAACAAATATTG ATGAGGACATCTGTTCAATGTCTGAATGGAGTAGTTGGGACAGGTGCAGTCAGACCTGTGGGCATGGAACCTCAACAAGACATCGAGTAGTACTCACCAAACGAATGGAAAACTCAACTTGCCCTCCAACTACTGATATGCGTCTTTGCTACGTAAGACAGTGTCCTGATCCTGAACCACCTGACAATGAGGTGATAACTAATCTTAAAGATAAGCCTGGTCACTTACTCGTGGTGAGAGACAACAGTGGATGTCGAAGTGTCCACAGAGTTAAAACTACACTTTGCAGCAAGGACAAATGCAAACGGTTTGCTTTACACAACAGGCCAATCGTTGAGGAGACGATCAAAGTTCCTATGGTGTGCAAGAACAATGGTAGACCAATTCATCACAAATTCTTTGCTCAAGTGAAGGCTTGTGGTTGCATGCCATGA
- the LOC134177989 gene encoding deoxynucleoside triphosphate triphosphohydrolase SAMHD1-like: MAVNSRKRARYSEVHSPELTLSQGSVDDETLDCSEWSCDGVVSFLQKHGHADVAEKFRDEEIDGELLPDVQLPTLHNMGIRSGKSLKILQLLRRFRRDAPLEHSYKIFNDPIHGHIELDPLCVQIIDTPQFQRLRYIKQLGGCYFVFPGASHNRFEHSLGVCFLAGRLVGTLHKRQPELGITEQDILCVKIAGLCHDLGHGPFSHMFDSMFIPRIRPDRNWRHEDASVQMFEHLIECNHVDFKKYGLNDLDLEFIKEQIAGPRPTTNPDDWPYKGRDKSKAFLYEIVANKRNGIDVDKWVVVLCTFAGTYNCWFRITEALIKANDYLFVPGKDGQKVKMSDAIEDMEAYTKLTDYVFHQILLSDNENLQEAKEILQKIERRELYRCVAECQVYDRTFSEKDRVRVAEQIVNTAVPVDDDNQEVELVPDDVVVDFVKFDYGMGKKDPIESVRFYMKNHPDRAVNVRKEQVSQMLPREFAELHIRVYSRKRDKSSCDAVFSRFEKWCKDRGCSVPKGGDIDPELTPYKTPVKLRSESHSSLLSAATAGTSIQHAKKSLFSSTENRGK; the protein is encoded by the exons ATGGCGGTAAACAGTCGCAAAAGAGCACGATACTCAGAAGTTCACAGTCCAGAGTTGACGCTGTCTCAGGGAAGCGTTGACGACGAGACACTTGATTGTTCAGAGTGGAGCTGCGATGGCGTAGTTTCGTTCTTGCAAAAGCACGGTCATGCCGATGTAGCTGAAAAATTCAGAG ACGAAGAGATTGATGGTGAATTATTGCCTGATGTGCAATTGCCTACCTTGCATAACATGGGAATTCG TTCTGGTAAGAGCTTGAAAATTTTGCAACTACTAAGAAGATTTAGGAGAGATGCACCACTCGAACACAGCTACAAG ATTTTCAATGATCCGATTCACGGTCATATAGAGTTGGATCCTCTATGTGTTCAGATTATTGACACCCCTCAGTTTCAAAGACTTCGCTACATAAAGCAATTAG GTGGTTGCTATTTTGTGTTTCCTGGTGCTTCTCATAATAGATTTGAGCACTCACTTGG TGTATGTTTTCTTGCTGGCCGGCTGGTAGGGACTTTGCACAAGCGGCAACCGGAGTTGGGTATTACTGAGCAGGACATACTCTGTGTCAAAATTGCAGGACTTTGTCACGACCTTG GTCATGGTCCATTTTCACATATGTTTGATTCAATGTTCATACCAAGGATACGTCCTGACAGAAATTGGAGG CATGAAGATGCCTCTGTTCAGATGTTTGAGCATTTGATTGAGTGCAATCACGTGGACTTTAAGAAGTATGGATTGAATGATTTAGATCTTGAATTCATCAAAGAGCAGATTGCTGGTCCACGCCCGACGACTAATCCAGAC gATTGGCCATATAAGGGCAGAGATAAAAGCAAGGCATTCCTTTATGAG ATTGTTGCTAACAAGCGAAATGGCATTGATGTGGACAAGTG ggtggttgtgttgtgtacatTTGCTGGTACATACAACTGTTGGTTTAGGATTACTGAAGCTCTGATAAAGGCAAACGACTACCTGTTCGTGCCCGGAAAGGATGG TCAAAAGGTGAAGATGTCCGACGCAATAGAAGACATGGAAGCATACACAAAACTTACTGACTACGTATTTCATCAGATACTTTTATCTGATAATGAAAATCTTCAAGAA GCAAAGGAAATTCTGCAAAAAATCGAGAGAAGAGAACTATACAGATGTGTGGCAGAGTGTCAAGTTTATGATAGGACATTTTCCGAA AAAGACCGAGTAAGGGTTGCTGAACAGATAGTAAATACTGCTGTGCCAGTGGATGATGACAATCAGGAGGTTGAGCTTGTTCCTGATGAcgttgttgttgat TTTGTCAAATTTGATTACGGGATGGGCAAGAAAGACCCAATCGAAAGTGTGAGGTTTTACATGAAAAATCATCCTGATAGAGCAGTCAACGTCAGGAAGGAGCAG GTCAGTCAAATGCTACCAAGGGAATTTGCCGAACTTCACATTCGGGTCTACTCCCGCAAGCGTGATAAAAGCAGCTGTGACGCTGTCTTTAG TCGCTTTGAGAAGTGGTGTAAGGATAGAGGATGCAGTGTGCCAAAG GGCGGAGATATTGATCCAGAACTGACTCCCTACAAAACTCCCGTGAAGTTAAGAAGTGAAAGTCACTCATCATTGTTAtctgcagcaacagcaggaACATCAATACAACACGCTAAGAAGTCTTTGTTCAGTAGTACGGAAAATAGGGGAAAGTAG
- the LOC134177913 gene encoding programmed cell death protein 6-like, translating into MAYYGHRPPADAQFLRAIFQRVDKDRNGHISGDELQEALSNGTWSPFNPETVRLMIGMFDRDKSGTITLDEFGALWRYVTDWQETFKSFDQDNSGNIDKIELKTALSSFGYRFSDPFYSTLVRRFDRSGRGSITFDDFIQCCVTVQMLTDAFRNYDTRQTGWITITYEQFLTLIFHQKTI; encoded by the exons atgGCGTATTATGGTCACCGTCCGCCGGCAGATGCCCAGTTTCTCCGAGCTATATTTCAAAG GGTAGACAAAGACCGCAACGGACACATATCTGGAGACGAACTTCAGGAGGCTCTCTCGAACG GTACTTGGTCCCCTTTCAATCCTGAAACTGTCAGACTAATGATTG GTATGTTTGATCGGGACAAGTCCGGCACTATTACACTTGATGAGTTTGGAGCCTTGTGGCGCTACGTCACAGACTGGCAGGAGACATTCAAGAGTTTTGATCAAGACAACTCAGGCAATATAGACAAAATTGAACTGAAAACAG CGCTGAGCAGCTTTG GGTACAGATTTTCAGACCCTTTCTATAGCACTCTCGTTCGGAGATTTGATCGGAGTGGTCGAGGATCTATTACGTTTGATGACTTCATTCAGTGTTGTGTAACTGTGCAG ATGCTAACAGATGCTTTCCGCAATTATGATACTCGCCAGACAGGCTGGATTACCATCACATATGAGCAGTTCTTGACTCTTATCTTTCACCAGAAGACAATTTGA
- the LOC134178905 gene encoding uncharacterized protein LOC134178905: MVPSLCAFAGLILCSCSLYARASVLTPKRYTLRYGREYSSTCFEHFKGLFHSDAHFVVNVIACECASSYENSSLKAELNFKIAKKVDVDRNDSTSKGHSTDGLTQSTDVNAEGGVVGQQPKQQGLAAVGKKAARAENRAGKQVKRTGANTKSKNAVKKASSIVKNSKGQTDDLETQTGTNRTVESPTSRIFDQLGRETREGHGRRCKPLPKNETVGIRNCRKLLIGEQCSAAKAGIYSVILKGYGNFKVLVTRHVAGLN, encoded by the coding sequence ATGGTACCTTCACTGTGTGCTTTTGCGGGGTTGATTCTCTGCTCTTGTTCATTGTACGCACGCGCATCGGTTTTGACACCGAAACGGTACACACTGAGGTACGGCAGGGAGTACAGCTCGACTTGTTTCGAGCACTTCAAGGGTCTGTTCCATTCTGATGCTCATTTTGTTGTGAACGTCATTGCATGCGAATGCGCATCCAGCTACGAGAACTCTAGTTTGAAGGCTGAATTGAACTTCAAAATTGCTAAAAAGGTCGACGTAGACCGCAACGACTCTACCAGCAAGGGGCACAGTACCGATGGTCTCACTCAGAGCACAGACGTCAATGCAGAAGGTGGCGTCGTCGGACAACAGCCCAAACAGCAGGGTCTTGCTGCAGTTGGAAAGAAGGCTGCTCGAGCAGAGAACAGAGCAGGCAAACAGGTCAAGCGAACAGGTGCCAATACAAAGTCTAAAAATGCAGTGAAAAAGGCGTCCAGCATTGTCAAGAATTCGAAAGGACAGACTGATGATCTCGAGACTCAGACGGGCACTAACCGCACTGTCGAGAGTCCGACGTCTAGGATATTTGATCAGCTGGGGAGGGAAACCCGCGAGGGTCACGGTCGTAGATGCAAACCACTGCCTAAGAACGAGACCGTTGGCATTCGAAATTGTAGGAAACTACTGATTGGCGAGCAGTGCAGCGCGGCAAAGGCAGGAATCTACTCTGTGATTCTCAAAGGTTATGGAAACTTCAAAGTTCTTGTAACCAGGCATGTGGCAGGACTGAACTAA
- the LOC134177988 gene encoding uncharacterized protein LOC134177988: MPLIALFVFGSFTAAFASERTTDGDSNSPLLNFRRDFMHYFIGPLDRYVQSCDANETPRSSWQQRVERSALVDLFTSTDGHNWLVDNNWNKTANHCCWYGVFCSRETGLVSAIVLYENNMRGRLPRHWPILLFPELEILLVSKNKLYGKLNDVLPPRADRLQRLTLAFNNFTGTVPWNTLSSYSSLKIIQLAFNINLKGTLTNSVSSMKQLQILSIGQTSIRGSLPKDFGKLRELTFLDIEILHINASIDILFQMANLTDIHASCNRMYGKLPSDIGVIWPRLRELIINDNQLTGNLPNSFNLMKDLKILDVGRNKLTGKIPETVLTHTTLTHLDLSNNHFSYLTGNMSLSRIQVLVLAGNRFDIPATDIVFNVLKSNSLLILDLSRCGLTGRLPSAIWLLNSMTRLNLSYNALSGPLPPPIGKLLNLVTADFSNNNFSGPIPESMSQLYSIRLIDLLNNRRMRSPSRSRLLPWFASPNYRVVVKEKSSFNFTCPSIDLYSSIGGQLLVNSTYYRRLYCKCDRGTYGNRGVCRSCPSGGLCLGNRLNSTIRIPSNRYPSPSARNMTTLIQCSALYRDGLRCNPDSNCSCWLSNEGTTVCNETCLCAAYSTGRLCSECQFNTFKDGDVCRPCSTESAATIGLVTAIVVITVIFLFLWVLFRIRPRCVASRWLNVLSTSAISFQSLLILTLTFNGVIPTYAAQLYFLMIFLALVNKSVHLKAYMVIFLVYLQILDSLNVSAIKVDCDYCSFASILNTVYISRVTNVVNFKVAGIACTFPILFRPVGRLLTLVALPLLATVLLYVGRLIDYLLVTRCRKFSTEQRRALSEVITIKSKSNIVFLVNIFYFPIAKSVVKALLPCDADSGDGKHYMKAYPWIECSSEKYKTLVALGSVLAVAYVVLVPVLFLILLRKYAWMLDITHKEPYPADGIRLRSTTDAQLEYIEWLKSLCCPYKRGHRKYMAVLLMLRRLGIAVFVAAFPADQKDVQSMPFNALLLASVVFVASVRPYRSETPWKLENVADIAASTVILFTYNSMSNRNDVGPATAFTVFAVNILFVVSIVTVAIGQFIYAWKRKRNQNLDRQDPLDRDDFDFATSDFGESPTFSVAETDDYGATEPGGLSTVDYRLMTTTDSQHQFLNY; the protein is encoded by the coding sequence ATGCCTTTGATTGCGCTATTTGTTTTTGGGTCTTTCACCGCGGCATTTGCAAGTGAAAGGACGACTGACGGTGATTCGAATTCGCCGCTTCTCAATTTCAGAAGAGACTTCATGCATTATTTCATTGGTCCTCTCGACCGCTACGTTCAATCTTGCGACGCAAACGAGACACCTCGATCGTCTTGGCAGCAACGAGTAGAAAGGTCTGCCCTAGTCGATCTATTTACGTCAACAGATGGCCATAATTGGTTGGTCGACAACAACTGGAACAAAACAGCGAATCACTGTTGCTGGTATGGCGTATTCTGCAGCAGAGAAACGGGCCTGGTATCCGCAATCGTTCTCTACGAAAACAATATGAGAGGAAGGTTACCACGGCATTGGCCGATCCTGCTATTCCCGGAGTTAGAAATATTGCTAGTGTCCAAGAACAAATTGTACGGTAAGTTGAATGATGTTTTACCTCCTCGCGCTGATAGATTACAACGACTGACGTTGGCTTTCAACAACTTCACTGGCACGGTACCGTGGAATACACTGTCGTCATACTCGTCGCTCAAGATAATTCAACTGGCATTCAACATCAACCTGAAAGGAACGCTAACCAATTCGGTTAGCAGCATGAAGCAACTTCAAATTCTTAGCATTGGACAGACGTCCATAAGAGGAAGTCTACCGAAAGATTTCGGGAAGCTTCGAGAGTTAACGTTTCTGGATATCGAGATTCTCCACATCAATGCTTCTATTGACATACTATTTCAAATGGCAAACCTCACAGATATTCACGCCTCGTGTAATCGCATGTACGGAAAACTACCGTCCGATATTGGAGTAATATGGCCGCGACTGAGAGAACTCATTATTAACGACAACCAGCTGACAGGAAATCTACCAAACAGCTTCAATTTGATGAAAGATTTGAAAATCCTCGACGTCGGTCGAAACAAACTAACTGGTAAAATACCGGAAACCGTTTTGACGCACACAACACTAACACATCTCGACCTTTCAAACAACCACTTCAGTTATCTAACAGGAAACATGTCACTTTCACGGATTCAAGTTTTAGTTTTAGCCGGCAACCGATTCGACATCCCGGCAACAGACATAGTCTTTAACGTCTTGAAATCAAATTCGCTTCTTATACTTGACTTATCCCGTTGCGGACTGACGGGACGGTTGCCATCGGCTATTTGGTTGTTAAATTCTATGACACGGTTGAACCTGTCCTACAACGCTCTCTCCGGTCCTCTCCCTCCTCCCATCGGAAAGCTCCTCAATCTCGTAACTGCGGACTTTTCAAATAACAACTTTTCCGGACCCATACCAGAAAGCATGTCTCAGTTGTATTCGATCAGACTCATCGACCTCTTGAACAACAGAAGAATGAGAAGTCCTAGTCGTTCCCGACTACTGCCTTGGTTCGCCTCTCCCAACTACCGCGTCGTCGTCAAAGAGAAATCATCGTTCAACTTCACGTGTCCGAGTATTGACTTGTACAGTAGTATTGGTGGCCAGTTACTCGTCAATAGCACGTACTACCGACGACTTTACTGCAAATGTGACCGGGGCACATACGGGAATAGAGGCGTCTGTCGTTCGTGTCCGTCGGGTGGTCTGTGTCTTGGCAATCGACTCAACAGCACAATCAGAATACCTTCAAACCGCTACCCGTCTCCTTCTGCAAGAAACATGACCACTTTAATTCAATGCAGTGCTCTGTACCGAGACGGTCTGCGCTGCAATCCCGATTCCAATTGTAGCTGCTGGCTGTCCAACGAAGGCACAACCGTTTGCAACGAGACGTGCCTCTGCGCTGCTTACAGTACGGGCAGACTGTGTTCGGAGTGTCAATTCAACACGTTCAAAGATGGCGACGTTTGTCGGCCTTGTTCTACAGAGAGTGCCGCTACAATTGGCCTAGTGACTGCCATTGTCGTCATCACGGTCATATTCTTGTTTCTCTGGGTTCTATTCAGGATAAGACCCAGATGTGTCGCATCTAGATGGCTAAACGTCCTCAGCACAAGTGCGATCTCCTTCCAATCTCTCTTAATCCTCACGTTGACATTCAACGGCGTCATTCCAACATATGCAGCTCAACTTTACTTTCTCATGATCTTTCTGGCTCTGGTAAACAAAAGTGTTCATCTTAAAGCGTACATGGTCATCTTTCTCGTCTACTTGCAAATTCTGGACTCTCTAAACGTCTCAGCTATCAAAGTGGACTGTGATTACTGCTCGTTTGCCTCAATATTGAATACAGTCTATATATCTAGAGTTACCAATGTGGTCAATTTCAAAGTGGCAGGGATTGCATGCACATTCCCTATTCTCTTCCGTCCCGTTGGACGCCTACTGACTTTAGTAGCTCTGCCACTGCTCGCTACTGTTCTACTCTACGTCGGACGTCTGATCGACTACTTGCTGGTCACACGATGCAGGAAGTTCTCAACAGAGCAAAGACGAGCCCTCAGTGAAGTGATCACCATCAAATCCAAATCCAATATTGTATTCCTTGTAAACATATTCTACTTTCCCATAGCCAAGTCGGTCGTTAAAGCTCTTCTTCCCTGTGACGCAGATTCCGGAGACGGAAAACACTACATGAAAGCGTATCCATGGATAGAATGCAGCTCAGAAAAGTACAAAACCCTAGTAGCACTGGGGAGCGTCCTTGCAGTGGCGTACGTCGTCTTGGTTCCCGTTTTGTTTCTGATCCTGTTACGGAAGTACGCGTGGATGCTAGACATAACCCACAAAGAACCGTACCCGGCCGACGGAATTCGCCTCAGATCCACAACCGACGCTCAGCTAGAATACATAGAATGGCTCAAGAGTCTCTGCTGTCCCTACAAGCGAGGTCACCGCAAGTACATGGCAGTTCTCCTCATGCTCCGCCGTCTCGGCATAGCCGTCTTCGTCGCAGCCTTTCCCGCCGATCAGAAGGACGTCCAATCGATGCCTTTCAACGCACTGCTTCTGGCCAGTGTCGTCTTTGTAGCGTCGGTGAGACCGTACCGCAGCGAGACACCCTGGAAGCTCGAGAACGTCGCCGACATTGCAGCTTCCACCGTCATACTATTCACATACAACTCCATGTCCAATCGCAACGACGTCGGACCGGCTACAGCATTCACTGTTTTTGCCGTCAACATTCTCTTTGTTGTCTCCATAGTAACGGTAGCAATCGGTCAATTTATCTACGCATGGAAAAGGAAGAGAAACCAAAatctagacagacaagatCCACTCGACAGAGACGATTTCGATTTTGCCACGTCAGATTTCGGGGAATCACCAACCTTCAGTGTCGCAGAGACTGACGACTACGGCGCGACCGAACCCGGCGGATTGTCAACAGTCGACTACAGACTCATGACAACCACAGACAGTCAGCACCAGTTCCTCAACTACTAG